From a single Planctellipticum variicoloris genomic region:
- a CDS encoding DUF1501 domain-containing protein — translation MSHCRRYQPDPASRRDFLARTGCGFGLTALASLAQQAAYGASPVDDGSLLPREPHFPPLATRVIFLYIDGGPSAMDLFDPKPLLAKEHGQPIKMKVQPTQFDNVGTVLKSPWEFHNHGESGLPLSTLIPHIAKQADDLCIVRSMTSEFSEHTNANYFLHTGHGLQGRPSMGSWASFGLGTECRNLPGFIVLNGGLIPPGGLDCFHNGFLPATHQGSVFKPGKTPVADLDRTELTDSAQQRKLALLRDLDRQVIEQAGRQDSLESAIANYELAFRMQTAVPELTDINSETKATQELYGLFSEYEPTQIYGRNCLIARRLIERGVRFIELTCPGVGTDRWDQHSGLKEGHERNCRAVDQPIGALLADLKSRGLLDDTLVVFAGEFGRTPMAQGSDGRDHNPFGFSVWLAGGGVRGGMTYGATDEYGYHAIENKLEMHDLHATILHLLGIDHTRLTVRFGGRDMRLTDVFGHVVKDIIRA, via the coding sequence ATGTCCCATTGCCGCCGCTACCAGCCCGACCCGGCCAGCCGTCGCGACTTCCTCGCCCGGACCGGCTGCGGGTTCGGGCTGACCGCCCTCGCTTCACTGGCCCAGCAAGCGGCCTATGGAGCCTCTCCCGTCGATGACGGATCGCTCCTGCCCCGGGAACCCCACTTCCCGCCCCTCGCGACGCGCGTGATCTTCCTCTACATCGACGGCGGCCCCTCGGCGATGGATCTGTTCGATCCCAAGCCCCTGCTCGCCAAAGAGCATGGCCAGCCGATCAAAATGAAGGTCCAGCCCACGCAATTCGACAACGTGGGAACCGTCCTCAAATCGCCGTGGGAATTCCACAACCACGGCGAATCGGGCCTGCCCCTCAGCACATTGATCCCCCACATCGCCAAACAGGCCGACGACCTCTGCATCGTCCGCTCGATGACCTCCGAATTCTCCGAACACACCAACGCCAACTACTTTCTCCACACCGGACACGGCCTCCAGGGCCGGCCCAGCATGGGGAGCTGGGCCTCCTTCGGCCTCGGAACCGAATGCCGGAACCTGCCCGGCTTCATCGTCCTCAACGGCGGCCTGATTCCCCCCGGCGGTCTCGACTGCTTCCACAACGGCTTTCTCCCCGCAACCCACCAGGGCTCCGTCTTCAAACCCGGCAAGACGCCGGTCGCCGACCTCGATCGCACCGAACTGACCGACTCCGCCCAGCAGCGCAAACTCGCCCTGCTGCGGGACCTCGATCGACAGGTCATCGAGCAGGCAGGCCGCCAGGACTCGCTGGAATCGGCCATCGCCAACTACGAACTCGCCTTCCGCATGCAGACCGCCGTCCCCGAACTGACCGACATCAATTCGGAAACGAAGGCCACCCAGGAATTGTACGGGCTGTTTTCCGAGTACGAACCGACGCAGATCTACGGCCGCAACTGCCTGATCGCCCGAAGGCTGATCGAACGGGGCGTTCGCTTCATCGAACTCACCTGCCCCGGCGTCGGCACTGACCGCTGGGATCAGCACAGCGGCCTCAAGGAAGGCCACGAGCGGAACTGCCGGGCCGTCGACCAGCCGATCGGCGCCCTGCTCGCCGATCTCAAGTCACGCGGTCTGCTCGACGACACGCTGGTCGTCTTCGCCGGCGAATTTGGCCGGACGCCCATGGCCCAGGGCTCCGACGGCCGCGATCACAACCCGTTCGGCTTCTCGGTCTGGCTCGCGGGAGGCGGCGTCCGCGGCGGCATGACCTACGGCGCCACCGACGAATACGGCTACCACGCCATCGAGAACAAGCTGGAGATGCACGATCTGCACGCCACGATCCTGCACCTGCTCGGCATCGACCACACCCGCCTGACCGTCCGCTTCGGCGGTCGCGACATGCGCCTGACCGATGTCTTCGGCCACGTCGTCAAAGACATCATTCGTGCGTAA
- a CDS encoding isochorismatase family protein produces MLASTSLHADDFSLQLRSIPADPFSKTPGTREVRNETWPASKTAVIVCDVWDLHHCRNAVRRLEEFGPRLNAVLIEARKRGATIIHSPSDCMPAYTDHPARLRAIAAPRSADLPKDIAAWCSRIPAEEQAHYPIDQSDGGEDDDPAEHAQWAARLKSLGRNPGMPWQRQSDMIAIDPERDFLSDKGDEVWNILQSRGIDHVILTGVHTNMCVLGRPFGLRQMARNGKHVVLMRDMTDCMYNPQRWPYVDHFTGCDLIIAHVERFVCPTVTSDQILGGQPFRSKSDKRTEADVIHLSEAKTDGDHWRPISLPAERKFSGPAWYRATIRVPQRWLTGSGLAVVLPAAGVKVWWNGASLEAESKGEIVRYQIPAEALTVDDANLLVLRVEGGHLAEAPVLQSGDRQFNLSGRWQFRQGDDSSWSNMPLPAKFGTPTDIVFEPQR; encoded by the coding sequence ATGCTCGCTTCGACGTCGCTGCACGCCGATGACTTCTCCCTGCAGCTTCGTTCGATCCCCGCCGATCCTTTCAGCAAAACTCCAGGGACTCGTGAAGTCCGCAACGAAACTTGGCCCGCCTCGAAGACCGCCGTGATCGTCTGCGATGTCTGGGACCTCCACCACTGTCGCAACGCTGTCCGCCGGCTGGAGGAATTCGGACCCCGGCTCAACGCAGTCCTGATCGAGGCCCGTAAGCGCGGCGCGACGATCATCCACTCCCCCAGCGACTGCATGCCCGCCTACACCGATCACCCCGCCCGCCTCCGGGCCATCGCCGCCCCCCGGTCCGCCGATCTTCCCAAAGACATCGCAGCCTGGTGCTCCCGCATCCCCGCTGAGGAGCAGGCCCACTACCCGATTGATCAGTCCGACGGCGGCGAAGACGACGACCCCGCCGAACACGCCCAATGGGCCGCCCGTTTGAAGTCGCTCGGCCGCAACCCCGGCATGCCCTGGCAGCGCCAATCCGACATGATCGCCATCGACCCCGAACGGGACTTCCTCAGCGACAAAGGAGACGAAGTCTGGAACATCCTCCAGAGCCGGGGCATCGACCACGTCATTCTCACCGGCGTCCATACCAACATGTGCGTCCTGGGGCGCCCCTTCGGCCTCCGCCAGATGGCCCGCAACGGCAAGCACGTCGTCCTGATGCGCGATATGACCGACTGCATGTACAACCCGCAGCGCTGGCCCTACGTGGACCACTTCACCGGCTGCGACTTGATCATCGCCCACGTCGAACGCTTCGTCTGCCCGACGGTCACCAGCGACCAGATCCTGGGCGGCCAGCCGTTTCGCTCGAAGTCTGACAAACGTACGGAAGCCGACGTCATACACTTGAGCGAAGCGAAAACGGACGGCGATCACTGGCGCCCGATCTCGCTTCCCGCCGAACGAAAATTCTCGGGACCGGCCTGGTACCGGGCGACCATCCGCGTGCCGCAGCGTTGGCTGACCGGCAGCGGCCTTGCCGTTGTCCTCCCCGCGGCCGGAGTCAAAGTCTGGTGGAACGGTGCCTCGCTTGAGGCGGAGTCGAAAGGCGAAATTGTCCGGTACCAGATTCCCGCCGAGGCCCTGACGGTCGACGACGCCAACCTGCTGGTGCTGCGCGTCGAAGGCGGCCATCTGGCAGAGGCCCCGGTCCTGCAGAGTGGCGACCGCCAGTTCAATCTCAGCGGACGCTGGCAATTCCGCCAAGGCGACGACTCAAGCTGGTCCAACATGCCCCTCCCCGCCAAATTCGGCACCCCCACCGACATCGTCTTCGAACCCCAGCGGTAG
- a CDS encoding PSD1 and planctomycete cytochrome C domain-containing protein has translation MLRWFWVFIVLGSLPVAAEETPSPEQLEFFEKRVRPVLVEHCQKCHGPDQQKGGLRLDSRAGLLRGGDSGAAIVPGKSVESPFVEAIGYDPDGYQMPPKGKLPAEVIADLTKWVELGAPWPAERAVADPVGGSINIAERAQHWSFQPIQHPVPPEVHQSDWCRGPIDRFVLAKLETVGLRPAGEAGRRALFRRVTLELTGLPPSPEELESFLADQRPDAYELLVDRLLDSPQYGERWGRHWLDLVRFAETGGHEFDYEIPNSAPYRDYVVRAWNADLPYNQFVIEHVAGDLLPAPRREPRTGLNESITATAFYWFPQSKHSPVDLRAEQCDTVDNQLDVFGKTFLGLTIACARCHDHKFDPITARDYYALAGYLRSSRLNQADRNPPEMTTSIADRLQEGSAVLTPALVTQSTARLRKLLESWPQLAGKWQDAAKDPQHPLFAPVSLALAKTDDEFQQRRASVRQALQQRRNAVEAACAASEILPPVSGWLPTGFAFQGGGTVGAEPILQPDPQQPVRQLALPGEMHSGRISGRLRGDLRSPSFTIRHKFIDYLMVRRPGDGAPQRRHKSGQVHLIVDGFHIIQNPLYGGLTINVPTGDRPVWVRMDVSKLIGASAYIEAEDLDDGWLILQQIRTTDGPAPVLAPNSLTSALIDDASIDTVGAWQQNFHGLVDRELTAWEQGSLSREPDAADRIELINALLLCASDAPETAGPESAPLTAWARTRREQEAAIPLPAPTIAMTDGFADNEHVLIRGNPKKPGDEVPRRFLEIFVGPDRKTESPGSGRLELARQLVDGSNPLATRVIVNRLWLHHFGRGLVPTPDDFGKMGQPPSHPELLDWLATDLVRGGWSLKRLQRQIVLSAAYRMTSHPSDAKTEEADPQNVLLHRQNLQRLEAEAIRDSLLVLSGRLDDRMEGPSVAPHLTPFMEGRGRPGQSGPLDGDGRRSLYINVRRNFLTPMFLAFDFPTPFTTMGKRSSSNVPAQALTMMNNPFVVQQTTAWAQHELAVPRTDVEHIDRLYEAAYGRSPTAAERSRSLAFVDQQAGEYGGDRAKAWADLCHVLVNVKEFLFVE, from the coding sequence ATGCTCCGTTGGTTTTGGGTTTTCATCGTTCTGGGATCTCTGCCTGTCGCGGCGGAAGAGACCCCTTCGCCCGAACAGCTCGAATTCTTCGAGAAGCGGGTTCGACCTGTCCTCGTCGAACATTGCCAGAAGTGCCACGGACCGGATCAGCAAAAGGGCGGATTGCGGCTCGACAGCCGGGCCGGACTCCTGCGCGGGGGAGACTCCGGGGCGGCGATCGTTCCGGGCAAAAGCGTCGAAAGCCCGTTCGTCGAGGCGATCGGCTACGATCCCGACGGCTACCAGATGCCTCCCAAGGGAAAGCTCCCCGCCGAAGTCATCGCTGACCTGACGAAGTGGGTCGAACTGGGCGCCCCTTGGCCCGCCGAACGGGCCGTCGCCGACCCCGTCGGGGGCTCCATCAACATTGCCGAACGGGCTCAGCACTGGTCGTTTCAGCCCATCCAGCATCCCGTTCCGCCGGAAGTCCATCAGTCCGACTGGTGCCGGGGACCCATCGACCGGTTCGTCCTCGCGAAGCTCGAAACGGTCGGACTTCGGCCAGCCGGCGAAGCTGGTCGCAGGGCGCTGTTCCGCCGCGTGACGCTCGAACTGACCGGCCTGCCCCCTTCGCCCGAAGAGCTGGAATCGTTCCTGGCCGATCAGCGTCCTGACGCGTACGAGCTGCTCGTCGACCGCCTGCTCGACTCGCCCCAATACGGCGAGCGCTGGGGCCGCCACTGGCTCGATCTGGTCCGCTTCGCAGAAACCGGCGGACACGAATTCGACTACGAGATCCCCAATTCCGCCCCCTACCGCGACTATGTCGTCCGGGCCTGGAACGCCGACCTCCCCTACAACCAGTTTGTCATTGAGCACGTTGCGGGGGATCTGTTACCGGCGCCCCGGCGAGAGCCGCGAACCGGCTTGAACGAGTCGATCACCGCCACCGCATTCTACTGGTTCCCGCAATCGAAGCATTCGCCCGTCGATCTGCGGGCCGAGCAGTGCGACACCGTCGACAACCAGCTCGACGTCTTCGGCAAGACGTTTCTCGGCCTGACGATCGCCTGCGCCCGCTGCCACGATCACAAATTCGATCCCATCACAGCGCGGGACTATTACGCGCTGGCAGGCTATCTGCGCAGCTCCCGGCTGAACCAGGCAGACCGCAATCCTCCCGAGATGACCACGAGCATTGCCGACCGCCTGCAGGAAGGCTCCGCCGTCCTGACGCCTGCTCTCGTGACACAGTCCACTGCCCGGCTCCGCAAATTGCTCGAAAGCTGGCCGCAACTGGCCGGCAAGTGGCAGGACGCCGCCAAAGACCCGCAGCATCCGCTCTTTGCGCCTGTATCTCTGGCCCTGGCAAAGACCGACGACGAGTTCCAGCAGCGCCGGGCCAGCGTGCGGCAGGCGCTGCAACAGCGCCGCAACGCGGTGGAAGCCGCCTGCGCAGCCTCCGAAATTTTGCCGCCCGTCAGCGGCTGGCTTCCGACGGGGTTCGCCTTCCAGGGGGGCGGGACTGTCGGCGCCGAGCCGATTCTCCAGCCCGATCCGCAGCAGCCGGTGCGGCAGCTCGCGCTCCCCGGTGAAATGCACAGCGGACGGATCAGCGGCCGACTGCGGGGAGACCTTCGCTCTCCGAGTTTTACGATCCGCCACAAATTCATCGACTACCTGATGGTCCGCCGCCCCGGCGACGGCGCTCCGCAGCGCCGCCACAAGTCGGGCCAGGTCCACCTGATCGTCGACGGGTTCCACATCATTCAGAACCCCCTCTACGGCGGTCTGACCATCAATGTTCCGACTGGCGACCGTCCGGTCTGGGTCCGGATGGATGTCAGCAAGCTGATCGGCGCATCCGCGTATATCGAAGCCGAAGACCTCGACGATGGTTGGCTGATCCTGCAGCAGATCCGGACAACCGACGGGCCGGCTCCGGTCCTCGCTCCGAACTCGCTGACCTCCGCCCTCATCGACGATGCGTCGATCGATACCGTCGGTGCCTGGCAGCAGAACTTCCACGGGCTCGTCGACCGTGAACTGACCGCCTGGGAGCAGGGATCACTGTCCCGTGAGCCGGACGCCGCCGACCGGATCGAATTAATCAACGCGCTGCTGCTCTGCGCCTCAGACGCACCGGAAACCGCCGGTCCCGAGAGTGCGCCGCTGACAGCATGGGCCAGGACCCGCCGCGAGCAGGAAGCCGCAATCCCGCTGCCTGCCCCGACGATCGCGATGACGGATGGTTTCGCGGACAACGAACATGTTCTGATCCGCGGCAATCCGAAGAAACCGGGCGACGAAGTCCCCCGACGGTTCCTGGAAATCTTCGTCGGTCCCGATCGCAAGACCGAATCTCCCGGCAGCGGCCGCCTCGAACTGGCCCGCCAGCTCGTCGACGGCAGCAACCCGCTGGCGACTCGGGTCATCGTCAATCGCCTGTGGCTGCATCACTTCGGCCGCGGACTGGTGCCGACCCCCGACGACTTCGGCAAAATGGGCCAGCCCCCATCGCACCCCGAACTGCTCGACTGGCTCGCGACGGACCTGGTCCGGGGCGGCTGGTCGCTCAAGCGGCTGCAGCGGCAGATTGTCCTCTCCGCCGCGTATCGCATGACCAGCCATCCGTCGGACGCGAAGACCGAGGAAGCCGATCCGCAGAACGTGCTGCTCCATCGCCAGAATCTGCAGCGCCTGGAGGCCGAAGCGATCCGCGACTCGTTGCTGGTCCTCTCGGGCCGGCTCGACGATCGGATGGAAGGCCCCAGCGTGGCGCCCCACCTGACGCCGTTCATGGAAGGCCGCGGAAGACCGGGTCAGTCCGGCCCGCTCGACGGCGACGGTCGACGCAGCCTCTACATCAACGTTCGCCGGAATTTTCTCACGCCGATGTTCCTGGCCTTCGACTTCCCGACCCCCTTCACCACGATGGGCAAACGATCGTCATCAAACGTCCCGGCTCAGGCATTGACGATGATGAACAACCCGTTCGTCGTCCAGCAGACGACCGCCTGGGCGCAGCACGAACTGGCCGTTCCGCGAACCGACGTCGAACACATTGACCGACTCTACGAGGCCGCCTACGGCCGGAGCCCCACGGCAGCGGAGCGTTCCCGCAGCCTGGCGTTCGTGGATCAGCAGGCCGGCGAATACGGCGGCGACCGGGCCAAAGCCTGGGCCGACCTGTGCCATGTGCTGGTGAATGTCAAAGAGTTTTTGTTTGTTGAATGA
- a CDS encoding SMI1/KNR4 family protein, with amino-acid sequence MTKVFADFDVAGFWEPSEYAIKKYVGPLLTDNAVAAVERELGYKLPASYVEFMRFQNGGIPRQTNHRTKDRTSWSHDHIAITGLYSIGGEKSCSLLGRFGSQFWVEEWGYPPIGVYFADCPSAGHDMVCLDYRECGPTGEPQVVHIDQEWDYKIVVVAENFEAFIRGLEDDSAFNEDAEPGPAADGGAM; translated from the coding sequence ATGACGAAGGTCTTTGCGGACTTTGATGTGGCTGGATTCTGGGAGCCGTCCGAGTATGCGATCAAGAAGTACGTTGGCCCGTTACTGACCGACAATGCCGTCGCCGCCGTCGAGCGAGAACTTGGGTACAAACTGCCCGCGTCATATGTGGAGTTCATGCGGTTTCAAAACGGCGGCATCCCCCGCCAGACGAACCACCGGACTAAAGACCGGACTTCGTGGTCCCACGACCACATCGCCATCACTGGCCTGTATTCCATCGGCGGCGAGAAGTCGTGCTCACTGCTCGGCAGGTTCGGGAGCCAGTTCTGGGTCGAGGAGTGGGGATACCCGCCCATCGGCGTGTACTTCGCCGACTGCCCGTCGGCTGGGCACGACATGGTGTGCCTGGATTACCGGGAGTGCGGCCCGACCGGTGAGCCGCAGGTGGTCCATATCGACCAGGAGTGGGACTACAAGATCGTGGTCGTAGCCGAGAACTTCGAGGCGTTCATCCGCGGTTTGGAGGACGACTCGGCCTTCAATGAAGACGCCGAACCGGGCCCTGCAGCAGACGGCGGGGCCATGTAA
- the glgX gene encoding glycogen debranching protein GlgX — MQVWPGKPSPLGATWDGRGVNFALFSEHASAVELCLFDSPTAQRESARIRLTEQTDFVFHGYVPGLKPGQLYGYRVHGPYNPKQGQRFNPTKVLLDPYAKAIGRDLTWCDEDFGYKIGDPAADLSRDERDNASKAALATVIDPAFHWGNDCPPRTPWHETLIYEMHVKGYSQRSPWVPRELRGTYAGLACEGSLRHLRSLGVTAVELLPVHHHADERFLADQGLVNFWGYNTLGFLAPDVRFSSRGAGQSSVNEFKRMVRTLHRNGLEVILDVVYNHTAEGNHLGPTLSLKGIDNQSYYRLVHGNQRYYMDYTGCGNTLNMLSPRVLQLIMDSLRYWVLEMHVDGFRFDLASALARELHAVDKLGAFFDIIHQDPVLSQVKLIAEPWDLGEGGYQVGNFPVLWTEWNGKYRDCVRRFWKGDGHTANEFATRLCGSSDLYEHNGRRPYASINFVTCHDGFVLEDLVSYNQKHNEANRQNNQDGDGHNNSWNCGTEGPASDPKIRELRERQKRNFIATLLFSQGVAMLRSGDEFSQSQLGNNNAYCQDNEITWINWRLDEQQQAFLQFVRKAIRLWKSQPVLRRRKFFQGRAIRGVNVRDVVWMTPQGLEMTDDDWSKHYVRCLGMRLEGRMADEIDGRGAPIVGDTLLLLFNSHHEKIPFKLPGHEADQYWEPLLDTADSHLSRRMTAGDGYPLQGRSMAVLRLQSAWTRKARDLWDRLRGKSPIPIQPAYQPIPPTPLPVEPETEPETDEEELETPEVEEPETVKEPLRVES; from the coding sequence ATGCAGGTCTGGCCGGGGAAACCCTCGCCGCTGGGGGCGACGTGGGACGGACGGGGCGTGAACTTTGCCCTGTTTTCGGAACACGCGAGCGCCGTTGAACTGTGTCTGTTCGATTCGCCGACGGCGCAGCGCGAGTCGGCCCGCATCCGCTTGACTGAGCAAACCGATTTCGTCTTCCACGGCTACGTCCCGGGACTGAAGCCGGGCCAGCTCTACGGTTACCGGGTTCACGGTCCGTACAATCCGAAACAGGGCCAGCGCTTCAATCCCACCAAGGTCCTGCTGGATCCGTACGCCAAGGCCATCGGTCGGGACCTGACCTGGTGCGATGAGGATTTCGGGTACAAGATCGGCGACCCCGCGGCGGATCTGAGCCGGGACGAGCGGGATAATGCTTCGAAGGCCGCACTGGCGACCGTGATCGATCCGGCGTTTCACTGGGGAAACGATTGCCCGCCGCGCACGCCCTGGCACGAGACGCTGATCTACGAGATGCACGTCAAAGGCTACAGCCAGCGGAGCCCCTGGGTGCCGCGCGAGCTGCGCGGCACTTACGCGGGTCTGGCCTGCGAGGGGTCGCTCCGGCATCTGCGCTCGCTCGGAGTGACCGCGGTCGAGCTGCTGCCGGTTCATCATCACGCGGACGAGCGGTTTCTCGCCGATCAGGGGCTGGTCAATTTTTGGGGCTACAACACGCTCGGCTTTCTGGCGCCGGACGTCCGCTTTTCGTCGCGCGGGGCAGGGCAGAGCTCGGTCAACGAGTTCAAGCGGATGGTGCGGACGCTCCACCGCAACGGGCTCGAAGTGATCCTGGACGTGGTCTACAACCACACCGCCGAGGGCAATCACCTGGGGCCGACGCTGTCGCTGAAGGGGATCGACAATCAGTCGTACTACCGGCTGGTGCACGGCAACCAGCGGTACTACATGGACTACACGGGCTGCGGCAACACGCTGAACATGCTCTCTCCGCGCGTGCTGCAGCTCATCATGGACAGCCTGCGGTACTGGGTGCTGGAGATGCACGTCGACGGCTTCCGCTTCGACCTGGCCAGTGCACTCGCCCGCGAACTGCACGCCGTCGACAAGCTGGGCGCCTTCTTTGACATCATCCACCAGGACCCGGTTCTTTCGCAGGTGAAGCTGATCGCCGAGCCGTGGGACCTCGGGGAAGGGGGCTATCAGGTCGGCAATTTTCCCGTGCTGTGGACCGAGTGGAACGGCAAGTACCGCGACTGCGTCCGCCGGTTCTGGAAGGGAGACGGCCACACCGCCAACGAGTTCGCCACGCGGTTGTGCGGATCGAGCGATCTGTACGAGCACAATGGCCGACGTCCCTATGCCAGCATCAACTTTGTGACGTGTCACGACGGCTTCGTGCTGGAAGATCTGGTCAGCTACAACCAGAAGCACAACGAGGCCAACCGGCAGAATAACCAGGACGGCGACGGCCACAACAATAGCTGGAACTGCGGCACCGAAGGCCCGGCGTCCGATCCGAAGATCCGCGAACTCCGCGAACGGCAGAAGCGGAATTTCATTGCGACGCTGCTGTTTTCGCAGGGCGTGGCGATGCTCCGCAGCGGGGACGAGTTCAGCCAGTCACAGCTCGGCAATAACAACGCCTACTGCCAGGACAACGAAATCACCTGGATCAACTGGCGGCTGGACGAACAGCAGCAGGCGTTTCTGCAGTTCGTCAGGAAGGCGATCCGGTTGTGGAAGAGCCAGCCGGTCCTCCGGCGACGGAAGTTTTTCCAGGGCCGGGCGATTCGCGGCGTCAACGTGCGGGACGTGGTCTGGATGACGCCCCAGGGTCTGGAGATGACCGACGACGACTGGAGCAAGCACTACGTGCGTTGCCTGGGAATGCGTCTCGAAGGCCGGATGGCGGACGAGATCGACGGCCGCGGCGCGCCGATCGTCGGAGATACGTTGCTGCTGCTGTTCAACTCGCACCACGAAAAGATTCCGTTCAAGCTGCCGGGACACGAGGCGGACCAGTACTGGGAGCCGCTGCTGGATACCGCCGACTCTCATCTGTCCCGCCGGATGACGGCCGGGGACGGCTACCCGCTGCAGGGCCGGTCAATGGCCGTGCTGCGACTGCAGTCGGCATGGACGCGCAAGGCCCGCGACCTGTGGGACCGCCTGCGCGGCAAGTCGCCGATCCCCATTCAGCCCGCCTACCAGCCGATTCCACCGACGCCACTGCCCGTCGAGCCGGAAACGGAGCCGGAAACGGACGAGGAGGAATTGGAGACGCCGGAAGTGGAAGAGCCGGAAACGGTGAAAGAGCCGTTGAGGGTTGAGAGTTGA
- a CDS encoding serine hydrolase domain-containing protein has protein sequence MRSILVNALSLLCLIPVTVHAETPPPKDVSALLAPIIQKHDVPGMAVAVVQSGETVAVGVAGVRTRGKEDKIAAADRFHIGSDTKALTAMLCGILVDEGKLKWSQTLGETFPELKKSMHPQYQAVTLEQLLTNRGGAPGEIEKDALWGRLWQHKGTPTSARRLLVTGVTSKPPEAPPGTKFIYSNAGFSIAGHMAEKVTGKSWEDLVRDKIFRPLDMTTAGFGAPGTRAKNDQPRGHQANGTPVEPGSTAPPSDNPVAIGPAGIVHCSTGDWAKFIAANLPSAKTKLVRPETLEKLHTPAPGEPKYAMGWIIADNQPWAGGPALTHAGSNTMWYAVAWLAPRKDFAVVIACNQANDKACNDAVLALIADHFQEGGGR, from the coding sequence ATGAGATCCATTCTCGTCAACGCTCTCAGCCTGCTCTGTCTGATCCCCGTTACGGTCCACGCCGAGACCCCGCCGCCCAAGGACGTCTCCGCGCTGCTCGCGCCCATCATTCAGAAACACGACGTCCCGGGGATGGCCGTGGCCGTCGTCCAGAGCGGCGAAACCGTTGCCGTCGGCGTTGCCGGCGTCCGCACGCGCGGCAAAGAGGACAAGATCGCCGCCGCCGACCGGTTCCACATCGGTTCCGACACAAAGGCGCTGACCGCCATGCTCTGCGGCATCCTCGTCGATGAAGGCAAACTGAAATGGTCTCAGACTCTCGGCGAGACCTTCCCCGAGCTCAAGAAATCCATGCATCCCCAGTACCAGGCCGTCACGCTCGAACAACTCCTGACGAACCGCGGCGGGGCGCCCGGCGAGATCGAAAAGGATGCCCTGTGGGGCAGACTCTGGCAGCACAAGGGAACGCCCACGAGCGCGCGCCGGCTGCTCGTCACGGGCGTCACGTCCAAGCCGCCCGAAGCGCCTCCCGGCACGAAGTTCATCTACTCCAACGCCGGCTTCTCCATCGCCGGTCACATGGCCGAGAAGGTGACCGGCAAGTCCTGGGAAGACCTCGTACGCGACAAGATCTTCCGTCCCCTCGACATGACCACGGCGGGCTTTGGCGCCCCCGGCACGCGCGCGAAAAACGACCAGCCCCGCGGCCACCAGGCCAACGGCACGCCCGTCGAGCCCGGTTCGACGGCCCCTCCTTCCGACAACCCGGTCGCCATCGGCCCCGCGGGCATCGTCCACTGCTCGACCGGAGACTGGGCCAAGTTCATCGCCGCCAACCTCCCTTCCGCCAAAACTAAATTGGTCAGACCCGAAACCCTTGAGAAGCTCCATACCCCCGCCCCCGGCGAGCCGAAGTACGCTATGGGCTGGATCATCGCCGACAACCAACCCTGGGCCGGCGGCCCCGCCCTCACTCACGCCGGCAGCAATACCATGTGGTACGCCGTCGCCTGGCTCGCGCCCCGGAAAGACTTTGCCGTCGTCATCGCCTGCAACCAGGCCAATGACAAGGCGTGCAACGACGCCGTCCTCGCCCTCATCGCCGACCATTTTCAGGAGGGCGGCGGCAGGTGA
- a CDS encoding amidohydrolase family protein codes for MQRRQFLQCCSAATLAALAPRVWASQAAAKVRYVDVHTHIGTYTNNNKALSVPELLSWMDEHNIEKAFVLPLVSPESTTYLQTPEVALKATEAHRDRLIPFCSLDPRAIIVGGQQGLNDIVKRYVDQGAKGFGEHKVGLDFDDPLMLRVYEAVEAAGIPILFHMDNIRGKDSPGLPRLEAALKTFPKLNFIGHGPGFWASIAGELKQADLGGYPQGKVPPGGALDRLMENYPNLFCDLSAGSGSNAISRDLKFGREFLIRRQDRILFGTDYLQPGQAVPQFELFEQQLTLPEEVFRKIARENALRLVGEKG; via the coding sequence ATGCAGCGTCGTCAGTTTCTGCAGTGTTGTTCCGCCGCGACTCTGGCCGCCCTGGCGCCGCGGGTCTGGGCCAGTCAGGCCGCCGCGAAGGTCCGCTATGTCGACGTCCATACCCACATCGGAACCTACACGAACAACAACAAAGCGCTGTCGGTCCCCGAGCTGCTGAGCTGGATGGACGAGCACAACATCGAGAAGGCGTTCGTGCTGCCGCTCGTTTCGCCGGAATCCACCACCTACCTGCAGACGCCCGAAGTGGCGCTCAAGGCGACCGAAGCTCATCGCGACCGGCTGATTCCCTTCTGCTCGCTCGACCCGCGGGCGATCATCGTCGGCGGCCAGCAGGGGCTCAACGACATCGTCAAGCGGTATGTCGACCAGGGGGCGAAGGGCTTCGGCGAGCATAAGGTGGGGCTCGACTTCGACGACCCGCTGATGCTGCGGGTCTACGAAGCGGTCGAGGCCGCGGGGATTCCCATCCTGTTCCACATGGATAACATCCGGGGCAAGGATTCGCCGGGGCTGCCCCGGCTGGAAGCGGCCCTCAAGACGTTCCCGAAGCTCAATTTCATCGGTCACGGCCCTGGCTTCTGGGCGTCCATCGCGGGCGAACTCAAGCAGGCCGATCTCGGCGGCTACCCCCAGGGGAAAGTCCCGCCGGGCGGGGCGCTGGACCGACTGATGGAGAACTATCCCAATCTGTTCTGCGATCTCTCCGCGGGGTCGGGCTCGAACGCGATCAGTCGGGACCTGAAGTTCGGGCGGGAGTTTCTCATCCGTCGACAGGACCGAATCCTGTTCGGGACCGACTACCTGCAGCCGGGCCAGGCGGTGCCGCAGTTCGAGTTGTTCGAGCAGCAGCTCACTCTACCCGAGGAGGTCTTCCGGAAGATCGCCCGCGAGAATGCGCTGCGACTGGTGGGGGAGAAGGGATAG